Below is a genomic region from Chromatiaceae bacterium.
GATGCCGATGCGCAGATCATCCTCTCGATCGACCATTGCATACATGGTGTCGTAGACCAGTGCCCAGACCACGGTCGCGGCAAACAGCAGCCACGCCACTGGTGGCACCTGGTCCTGCACCGCGGTGAACGCCATCGGAACGGCCCAGCCGAATGCCAACCCGAGGACCAGTTGCGGCACCTGGATGTAGCGCTTGGTGAAGGGATACAGCGCGGCCAGCCCGAGCGCGATGAATGAATGCGCGATGGTCCTGGCGTTGAGCGTCAATACCAGCGCAAATGCGAGCAGGCTCAGTGCCGCAAACACCAGCACGGCCTCACGCGCACTGATCAGGCCGGTCGCCAACGGCCTTTGTGCCGTACGCTCGACATGCCCGTCGAAGTCGCGGTCGGCAAAATCATTGATCGCGCAGCCGGCCGAACGCATCAGCGCGGTGCCGAGCACGAACACGACGAGCGTCCACCACGGCGGCACCCCTTCGGCGGCAATCCACAACGCCCAGAGCGCAGGCCACAGCAGCAGATAGATGCCGATCGGCCGGTCGGCCCTGACCAGCCGCCAATAGAGTGCGAGACGCGACCGCCACTGCGGCACCGCCGCCGATGGCTGTCCGACACTCACTGCCGCAGCTCCGCGATGCCGGGCAGGAACAGCTCGTTCACCAGGATACGCTCACCGCGATACTCGAACAGCGTGCGCCGCCCCCAGATCGCCGCCGGCCGACGGCGCAGGTGCGCGGTGGCGCGGGCAAACAGGCAATGCCGCGCGGTGATCCGTGCCACCTCGACACGCAGCCGGCGCGTCGTCGGATCGGAGAACAGCACCTCGCCGAGCGGCCGTCGTCCGAGGCGGGTCAGCGCCCTGACCGGTCCACGCAGGTTGGCCATCGGGATCAGGGTCCGTGCAAACACCCAGGCGTCGCGTCCGCAGTACAGTCGCACCTCGCGCACCAGGGTCGCACGCGGCGGCCCGGATGCCAGCAGCGCCGCCTCGCTGGTCAGTGCCGCGGCTGCCGCCTGGCCGAGCAGATCGACGCTGAACCGGCGGCGACAACTCGCGATCACCGACCGGGTCAGTGACCCGTCGTCCGTCAACCAGGCGTGGGTCTGCGTGTCACAGCCCGGCAGGCGGCGCGACGTCAGCGTCGTCCAGGTCGGTTCTCGAGGGGCGCAGTTTATTGCCTTGCTACGTCGAAACATCGTGATCGGCGGGACCGGAGATGGGGCCAATTATCGCACGCCGGCAGCAGCCACGCCCGGCTCGACCGGCGCACGGCTCAGACATCCGCGTACTGCTCGCGACGCCCCACCCAGCGCTGAATCAGCGGCGCGACCCGTTCCG
It encodes:
- the ubiA gene encoding 4-hydroxybenzoate octaprenyltransferase, giving the protein MSVGQPSAAVPQWRSRLALYWRLVRADRPIGIYLLLWPALWALWIAAEGVPPWWTLVVFVLGTALMRSAGCAINDFADRDFDGHVERTAQRPLATGLISAREAVLVFAALSLLAFALVLTLNARTIAHSFIALGLAALYPFTKRYIQVPQLVLGLAFGWAVPMAFTAVQDQVPPVAWLLFAATVVWALVYDTMYAMVDREDDLRIGIKSTAILFGRYDRLAIGVLQLVMLALLWSVGDLSGRGIVYHAALAGVAALFVYQQWLIRARDRAACFRAFLNNHYVGMLLFAGLLIDYLADRV
- a CDS encoding chorismate lyase; translation: MFRRSKAINCAPREPTWTTLTSRRLPGCDTQTHAWLTDDGSLTRSVIASCRRRFSVDLLGQAAAAALTSEAALLASGPPRATLVREVRLYCGRDAWVFARTLIPMANLRGPVRALTRLGRRPLGEVLFSDPTTRRLRVEVARITARHCLFARATAHLRRRPAAIWGRRTLFEYRGERILVNELFLPGIAELRQ